The Haloplanus natans DSM 17983 DNA segment TTCCCGAGATTCGAGCCCGGGTTCTGGTAGGGACTGATCTGCGGGAAGGGGAGGCCGCTACTCTCGATCCGCGAGAGGCCGACCACCCACTCGTTCGTGACCCGGTCCGACGGGGAGTTCGCCGCGAGGTCCTCCCAGATCTCGTCGAGGAGTTCGATCGACCGCTCGGCGTCGGCGGTGACGAGTCCGTACCACGTCGCTAGAGCGTTGAACGCGCCACCGGAGGTGCCGCTGATCCCGACCAGTTCGTACTCGTCGTCCCACTCGCGGAGCAGTTCCTTCAGCACGCCGGCGGTGAAGGCCGTGTGACTCCCGCCGCCCTGACAGGCGATGGCGACCTTCGTGGAGTCACTCATAGGTGGTAGTGTAGCCGCCATCGTGGAGCATGTCGCCGCCGTTGAGGTGTTTGCCGTGTTTGGAGAAGCCGAAGACGAAGAGATTCGCCACCTCGGCGGGCGTCATCATCTCCTTCGTCCGTGCCTGGCCGAGCATCACGTCCTCGACGACTTCCTGCTCGGAGATGCCACGTTCCTCGGCCGTGTCCTCGATCTGGTTCACCATCAGTGGCGTCAACACGTAGCCGACGCTGACCGAGAAGCCCCGCAAGGTGCCCTCACCCTCGGCGGCGATAGCGCGTGTCAGACCGGTCAGCCCGTGTTTCGCCGTGATGTATGCGGGTTTGTCCTGCGTCGCGTAGTGACCGTGGACGGAGGACATGTTGCCGATGGCGCCCACGCCATCCTCGGTCGCCCGGATGTGCGGCATCGCGAGCTTCGCAGTGAGGAAGGGCGCGCGAAGCATGATGTCGAGCAGGAGGTCGTACTTCTCCATCGGGAAGTCGGGGATGGAGGCGATGTGTTGCATCCCGGCCACGTTGGCGACGTACCGGAGGTCGCCCGCTTCGGCTGCGGCGTCGACCATCGCCTCCACCGCATCGTCGTCGGTGAGGTCGGTCGGGACGGGATGGACGGTTCCGGAGGCATCCAAGTCAGCGGCAAGGTCGACGGTACCGTCGAGGCCGTCCTCGTCGATGTCGGCCCCGACGACCGTGAGACCGTTCGCCGCGAGCGCGACCGCCGTTGCACGACCGATTCCCGACGCCGCACCCGTGACGATGGCGACCGTCTCGGGGGCGAAATGCTCGTCGTCTAAGACGAGCAGGTCAGCAGCCGTTAACTCCGGTTCACTGAGGTCGAATTCGTCGGTGGACATGTATTCACCCGTACCGACTCAACGAAGCCGTATAACCACACCTCGCCTGTGCAACGAACGGACAACGAAGGACGCTCGTTCGAGACTGAGTTACGATATCGGCAGTGTCAGTCGTCGGCCGGTCCGTCGGCCGATGATTCGAGCAGGTCCAGTAGCTCGCGATTGCTGTCGTCGATCCCCTCGACCTCGTCGAGTATCATCTTCGTCTTCCGATTGGCCTCGTCGGCCATCATGGCGAGTTCCTCGGTGCTTCTGGCCTGCTGATCCGTCGCCGTCGCCACGTCCGCCATACTCTCCGACAGTTGGCCGTTGATCTCGTCGATCGCCTCGAACGTCTCGACGGCTCGGGCCGCCTCCTCGCGCCCGGCTTCGGTCTGTTCGTGGACGCTCTCGATGTCGTCGACGACCTGCTCGACGGCATCGTCGATCGTCTCG contains these protein-coding regions:
- a CDS encoding SDR family oxidoreductase, giving the protein MSTDEFDLSEPELTAADLLVLDDEHFAPETVAIVTGAASGIGRATAVALAANGLTVVGADIDEDGLDGTVDLAADLDASGTVHPVPTDLTDDDAVEAMVDAAAEAGDLRYVANVAGMQHIASIPDFPMEKYDLLLDIMLRAPFLTAKLAMPHIRATEDGVGAIGNMSSVHGHYATQDKPAYITAKHGLTGLTRAIAAEGEGTLRGFSVSVGYVLTPLMVNQIEDTAEERGISEQEVVEDVMLGQARTKEMMTPAEVANLFVFGFSKHGKHLNGGDMLHDGGYTTTYE